The Acidobacteriota bacterium sequence AAAAAGGAGCATTCACAGGAGCAGATAGGAGAAGGATTGGAAAGCTAAAATCAGCAGATGGAGGGACTGTTCTCCTTGACGAGGTTCAGTCCATACCTCTAAGATTTCAGAATGCCCTTCTAAGATTCTTTGAGTATGGAGAGATCCATCCTGTGGGTTCAGATAAGATAGAGAAGTCGGATGTGAAGATAATAGCAGCATGTTCCTCATCTCCTGAAAAACTTGTCAATGATGGGAAACTCCTTGATCCCTTCTATTCCCGAATATCCCAACTCGGGCTTTATATTCCATCACTAAGGGAGAGGGAATTTAGAGATATAGAAGCTTTTATCTATTATTTTCTCTTTAAAGAATGTCATGAGCTTGGGATAGAGGAGAAGGAGATAAGTCCTTCTGCCTTGGAAGCCCTAAAGAGATATCCCTGGCCAGGAAATCTAAGGGAGCTAAAAGCAGTTATCCATACTCTCGTTCTTCTATCAAAAGATAAAAAAATAAAAATAGATGAACTTCTGGAGAAAATAATGAAGACAAAGAAAATGCTATTCCCTGATCGCTTATCTATAGATTCATCGGAGAGAAAATTTTTTTCCAAAAAGCTCATCGACTTTGGAAAAGAAGATATAAAGAGGAGCTTGAAATATTATGAACAGAGCATATCCTTTCCCGATGCACTGATGAGAGAGGAAAATGAGAATAAATTCAGCCAATGGTGGTTATACAAGATTTTTCAGGAGATGGTAGAAGGAGGGAAGAGCTTCTGGGATGTGGTTCATAGACCCTACATCAAGAGAGAACTAACCAAATCTCAGCTCAAAGAAATCCTTCGCTATGGTCTTTCCCTTTCAGAAGGAAGCTTCAAATCCCTTCTTCCCTATTTTCATATAGAGAAGAAAGATTATAAGAAATTCCATGACTTTTTAAGAAGGCAAGATCTACTTAAAGATTTAAAATAGTTCTCAAAATAGAAAAACATAAATATCGC is a genomic window containing:
- a CDS encoding sigma 54-interacting transcriptional regulator, which codes for MKKTNENAGFMWEDGWLKKNFEIIKKYAQSKEPVLLEGKTGAGKEVISRFIHFLSKRKEKPFYPINCSLYPSEDLIQSELFGHEKGAFTGADRRRIGKLKSADGGTVLLDEVQSIPLRFQNALLRFFEYGEIHPVGSDKIEKSDVKIIAACSSSPEKLVNDGKLLDPFYSRISQLGLYIPSLREREFRDIEAFIYYFLFKECHELGIEEKEISPSALEALKRYPWPGNLRELKAVIHTLVLLSKDKKIKIDELLEKIMKTKKMLFPDRLSIDSSERKFFSKKLIDFGKEDIKRSLKYYEQSISFPDALMREENENKFSQWWLYKIFQEMVEGGKSFWDVVHRPYIKRELTKSQLKEILRYGLSLSEGSFKSLLPYFHIEKKDYKKFHDFLRRQDLLKDLK